One genomic window of Glycine max cultivar Williams 82 chromosome 16, Glycine_max_v4.0, whole genome shotgun sequence includes the following:
- the LOC100797713 gene encoding uncharacterized protein produces the protein MTLKSPKAIWDYLKEEYAGDDRIRNMQVLNLRREFELQRMEESKTIKEYSNKLLGIVNKIKLLGNDFADSRIVEKILVTVPERYEASIASLENTKDLSKITLAEVLHALQAQEQRRLMRQDRVV, from the coding sequence ATGACTCTTAAATCACCCAAAGCAATTTGGGATTATCTGAAAGAGGAATATGCCGGAGATGATAGAATACGAAACATGCAAGTGCTGAATTTAAGGAGGGAATTTGAACTTCAAAGGATGGAAGAGtcaaagacaatcaaagaatactcaAACAAATTGTTGGGTATTGTCAACAAGATAAAGTTATTGGGAAATGATTTTGCTGATTCGAGAATTGTAGAGAAAATTTTGGTAACAGTGCCAGAGAGGTATGAAGCATCTATAGCTTCATTGGAGAACACAAAAGATCTGTCGAAAATCACATTGGCAGAAGTGCTACATGCCCTGCAAGCTCAAGAGCAGCGAAGGTTGATGAGGCAAGATCGTGTTGTCTAA